A single genomic interval of Mycosarcoma maydis chromosome 8, whole genome shotgun sequence harbors:
- a CDS encoding uncharacterized protein (related to MAK32 protein), which translates to MAFPPIRLASMGMFIIDSFQYLDPTTGADLGNRGFQDQIGGGGCYFAIGARVWLPPSEIQVIIDRGVDWSSSDQAVLDQFNRTPSSSQSQVSFSMWHYRSRPDRTTRALNIYRGDHRGFDYLSKKIRLEPSDLLACSPSDPPRLPQWIHLVCSPERALETISQVDAILEQQKHKQEQKPSFPKLVYEPIPDSCIIENLEDCLRVLPRLAVFSPNHEEAATLLGVFDQWQSVLERASEDKEASTEIILRFVSDKLAGGFARHVYNQMPDAVKQAKPFGPIICIRSGAWGSVVGQAGLGFYHIPAWHTSSESIKDVTGAGNSFLGGLSAYLVHTDNDNALDPTTRVKQAAMHGAVSASLVIEQLGLPSFDVQADEEVWNGDVAVHRLDSLRNRVCP; encoded by the coding sequence ATGGCGTTCCCGCCAATCCGACTCGCGAGCATGGGCATGTTCATCATCGATTCGTTCCAATACCTGGATCCCACAACCGGTGCCGATCTGGGTAACAGGGGGTTTCAAGACCAGATTGGAGGTGGAGGCTGCTACTTTGCCATCGGCGCTCGCGTATGGCTCCCTCCTTCCGAGATCCAAGTGATCATCGATCGGGGTGTCGACTGGAGTAGCTCAGATCAGGCTGTGCTCGACCAGTTCAATCGTACTCCCTCCTCCTCACAGTCTCAAGTATCATTCTCCATGTGGCACTACAGATCAAGACCGGATCGCACAACGAGAGCCCTCAACATCTACAGAGGCGATCATCGTGGATTTGATTACCTGTCCAAAAAGATTCGGCTTGAACCAAGTGACCTTCTTGCGTGCTCGCCCAGCGATCCGCCAAGGCTTCCGCAATGGATCCATCTCGTCTGTTCGCCAGAGCGCGCTCTTGAAACCATTTCACAGGTCGATGCCATTCTCGAACAGCAGAAGCACAAACAAGAGCAAAAGCCAAGCTTTCCCAAACTCGTCTATGAGCCAATACCCGACTCGTGCATCATTGAGAATCTTGAAGATTGCCTTCGAGTTTTGCCAAGGCTTGCAGTGTTCAGCCCGAATCACGAGGAAGCGGCAACGTTGCTTGGAGTGTTTGACCAATGGCAAAGCGTTCTCGAGCGCGCCTCggaggacaaggaggcATCAACCGAGATCATCCTCCGCTTTGTTTccgacaagctcgccgGTGGGTTTGCGAGACATGTTTACAACCAAATGCCTGATGCAGTCAAGCAGGCTAAGCCCTTCGGCCCGATCATCTGCATCCGAAGTGGAGCTTGGGGTTCCGTGGTGGGTCAAGCAGGTCTTGGGTTCTATCACATTCCAGCATGGCACACATCGTCAGAGTCCATCAAAGACGTCACAGGAGCAGGCAACTCGTTCCTCGGAGGCTTGAGCGCCTATCTCGTGCACACGGACAATGACAACGCACTGGACCCGACAACAAGGGTCAAACAAGCAGCCATGCACGGCGCGGTCTCTGCCTCACTCGTtatcgagcagcttggcttgcctAGCTTCGATGTGCAGGCAGACGAGGAAGTATGGAACGGCGACGTCGCCGTGCATCGTCTCGATTCCTTGCGTAATAGGGTTTGCCCGTGA